The following proteins come from a genomic window of Limosilactobacillus reuteri:
- a CDS encoding bifunctional oligoribonuclease/PAP phosphatase NrnA has translation MADPLTAIFEQIKKYNKIIIHRHQRPDPDAIGSQVGLAEILRASFPYKQIYVVGKHIPGFDWIGEMDTIDNQTFDDALVIVTDTANAPRIDDRRFDNGDELIKIDHHPNDEPFGDIMWVEPDASSCSEMIYSFYQRFAKELTLPQKAAHALYAGIIGDTGRFLYPATTPRTMLVAGSLMAAGANAAEISQHENEITLPVARLSAYVYENLQILDNGAAYVILTNEILEQFGLTEAGTSAIVSLPGRIHDVLAWAIFVEQEDGHYRIRLRSKGPTINELAKQHDGGGHPLASGAKAKDEAEIKQVIDELDQLTQSYVNQK, from the coding sequence ATGGCAGATCCATTAACAGCAATTTTTGAACAAATCAAAAAATACAATAAAATAATTATTCATCGGCATCAACGCCCTGATCCAGATGCAATTGGCTCACAAGTTGGCCTTGCGGAAATTTTACGGGCTTCATTCCCATACAAACAAATTTATGTTGTAGGGAAGCATATTCCAGGGTTTGATTGGATCGGTGAGATGGATACGATCGACAATCAGACATTTGATGATGCATTAGTAATTGTTACGGATACAGCAAATGCGCCACGAATTGATGATCGGCGCTTTGATAATGGGGACGAGCTTATTAAGATTGATCATCACCCTAACGATGAACCCTTTGGCGATATTATGTGGGTTGAACCAGATGCTTCTAGCTGTTCTGAAATGATTTATAGTTTTTATCAACGATTTGCAAAAGAATTAACGCTTCCCCAGAAAGCTGCTCATGCCTTATACGCAGGAATTATTGGCGATACAGGTCGTTTCCTTTATCCAGCAACAACTCCTCGAACGATGCTAGTTGCAGGTTCGTTAATGGCGGCCGGCGCAAATGCAGCGGAAATTAGTCAGCACGAAAATGAAATTACCTTACCAGTGGCTCGTCTATCAGCATACGTTTATGAGAATTTGCAGATATTAGATAATGGAGCCGCATATGTTATCTTAACCAATGAAATTTTAGAACAATTCGGATTAACTGAAGCTGGGACATCCGCAATTGTTTCTTTACCAGGTCGAATTCATGATGTTCTTGCCTGGGCGATCTTTGTAGAACAAGAAGATGGCCATTATCGCATTCGTCTCCGTTCAAAGGGGCCAACAATTAATGAATTAGCTAAGCAGCATGATGGCGGTGGACATCCCCTTGCTAGTGGCGCTAAGGCTAAAGATGAAGCAGAAATTAAACAAGTGATTGATGAATTGGACCAATTAACACAAAGTTACGTAAACCAAAAATGA
- a CDS encoding DEAD/DEAH box helicase, giving the protein MSDKKFADFQLQPYLLTAIQKINFRQPTPVQQRVIPVIMAGRSVVGQSATGSGKTHAFLLPIFSKINPEDQNVQAVITTPSRELAYQIYNAAKQLNKYAPHPLTIHNYVGGTDKQHQVDQLSRKQPQLVIGTPGRVLDLIKSQALDIHTAKMFVVDEADMTLDMGFLHEVDQIASHFPDDLQMMVFSATIPQKLRPFLKKYMENPVVEEIPTEAVINPDVDNWLMSTKGQDRNQLIYRLLTLGEPYLALVFANTKERAVELTQYLENQGLKVAMIHGGLEARRRKRTMRQIRNLEYQYVVATDLAARGIDIDGVSLVINDDLPTDLEYFVHRVGRTGRNGMKGTAITLYEPAEDDLIAKLEERGVKFVPKELKNGQLVTTHDRNRRKHYKRRQNELDPSMKGYVKKTKKKVKPGYKKRIKKAIKEDEQQKQKLELRHKIRKAKRARQKQHRRERNAR; this is encoded by the coding sequence ATGAGTGATAAAAAATTTGCTGATTTTCAGTTGCAACCTTATCTGTTAACAGCAATTCAAAAAATTAATTTTCGTCAACCGACACCGGTCCAACAACGAGTAATACCAGTGATTATGGCGGGACGAAGTGTTGTGGGGCAATCAGCGACGGGTAGTGGGAAAACACATGCCTTTCTCTTACCGATTTTTTCAAAGATCAATCCAGAAGATCAAAACGTTCAAGCAGTAATTACAACTCCTAGTCGGGAATTAGCATACCAAATTTATAATGCGGCAAAGCAACTTAACAAATATGCTCCTCATCCTCTTACCATTCACAATTATGTCGGTGGTACAGACAAGCAGCATCAGGTTGACCAATTAAGCCGAAAACAACCTCAATTGGTCATTGGAACTCCAGGAAGAGTATTGGACTTAATCAAGAGTCAGGCATTGGATATTCACACAGCGAAAATGTTTGTGGTGGATGAAGCGGACATGACCCTAGATATGGGATTCTTACATGAAGTTGACCAAATTGCCAGTCATTTTCCTGATGACCTTCAAATGATGGTTTTCTCAGCAACGATTCCGCAGAAACTGCGCCCATTCTTAAAAAAGTATATGGAAAATCCAGTCGTTGAAGAGATTCCTACTGAAGCAGTAATTAATCCGGATGTTGATAATTGGTTAATGTCAACTAAGGGGCAGGATCGTAATCAGCTAATTTATCGTTTGCTGACTCTTGGTGAACCATATCTTGCGTTGGTATTTGCTAATACAAAAGAACGAGCAGTCGAATTAACCCAGTACTTAGAAAATCAAGGGCTCAAGGTAGCAATGATTCATGGGGGACTAGAAGCTCGTCGTCGTAAACGGACAATGCGGCAAATTCGTAATCTTGAATATCAATATGTTGTGGCAACTGATCTAGCAGCTCGTGGAATTGATATTGATGGAGTATCACTAGTAATCAATGACGACTTGCCAACTGATCTTGAATATTTTGTTCATCGAGTTGGTCGTACAGGACGAAATGGGATGAAGGGAACAGCCATTACCCTATATGAGCCAGCAGAAGATGATTTAATTGCTAAGCTTGAGGAGCGGGGAGTTAAATTTGTACCAAAAGAATTAAAGAATGGGCAACTAGTAACTACCCACGACCGTAATCGCCGGAAGCATTATAAGCGGCGGCAAAATGAACTTGATCCGTCAATGAAGGGTTACGTAAAAAAGACTAAGAAAAAGGTTAAACCTGGTTATAAGAAACGGATTAAAAAGGCGATTAAAGAAGACGAACAACAAAAACAGAAACTTGAATTACGGCATAAGATTCGGAAAGCTAAGCGTGCCCGTCAAAAGCAACATCGCCGTGAACGAAATGCCCGTTGA
- the alaS gene encoding alanine--tRNA ligase, which yields MKELKKLNSAQVRRMYLKFFEEHGHQVMPSASLVPVNDPTLLWINSGVATMKKYFDGKVVPDNPRMTSSQKSIRTNDIENVGKTARHHTMFEMLGNFSVGDYFKNEVIPWAWELLTSDEWFGFDPERLYITYYPKDHDAYNRWREVGVAEDHLIADEDNFWDIGQGPSGPDTEIFYDRGQEFNNLADDDPENYPGGENERYLEIWNIVFSQFNHTPEDTYEPLPHKNIDTGMGLERVVSIFENAPTNFETDLFMPLIKQAEEFSGTKKYGQNKEDDIQFKIIADHIRTITFAIGDGALPSNVGRGYVIRRLLRRAVVAGKKLGIDEPFLAKMVPTVGKIMEDYYPDVLKNADYIASVIESEEDRFSATLNGGLNLLNNVIAEAKENKTNEIDGRTAFKLYDTYGFPIELTKEYAEDEGLTVDEKGFQAAMTEQQNRARNARDMDNGMGVQTDLWTSFKEDSKYVGYTDLAVDNAKVIGLAHDGQQADEAQPGDKNIELIFDVTPFYAEMGGQVADTGDIIDNYGKKVGRVVDVQHAPNQQNLHRVELTTPIKKGARYKLVVDRIRHLKIEKNHTATHLLDQALRNVLGGHTQQAGSLVEEHYLRFDFNHFGQVTAEDLKKVENMVNEQIWKEIPVKTVETDIDSAKEMGAIALFSDKYGDKVRVVKIGDFNTEFCGGDHVKNTNELGLFKIVSEGGVGAGVRRIEAVTSSDAFKFLQDRDDLLTKSAASLKVAQIKEVPHQVETLQNELKEAQKQNESLQAKIAAQQANNVFENVQATKNGSLIAAEVQVAGMGQLRQLADTWRSKALSDVLVLATASDGKANLLVAVSDNKTKEGLKAGDLVKAIAPAINGGGGGRPNLAQAGGKNPAGIKEALSQAKDYLDK from the coding sequence ATGAAAGAGTTGAAGAAGCTAAATAGTGCTCAAGTACGGCGGATGTACTTGAAATTTTTTGAAGAGCATGGCCACCAAGTTATGCCGAGTGCATCATTAGTTCCAGTAAATGATCCAACATTACTATGGATTAACTCTGGGGTTGCCACAATGAAGAAATACTTTGATGGAAAAGTTGTTCCTGACAATCCACGGATGACAAGCTCACAAAAGAGTATTCGGACGAACGATATTGAAAACGTTGGTAAGACTGCCCGGCACCATACCATGTTTGAAATGTTGGGTAACTTCTCTGTTGGTGATTACTTTAAAAATGAAGTAATTCCATGGGCTTGGGAATTACTAACAAGTGATGAATGGTTTGGTTTTGATCCTGAACGCCTATACATTACTTATTACCCTAAAGATCATGATGCTTATAATCGCTGGCGTGAAGTAGGCGTTGCTGAAGATCACTTAATTGCTGATGAGGATAACTTCTGGGATATTGGGCAAGGTCCATCTGGTCCAGATACGGAAATTTTTTATGACCGTGGTCAAGAATTTAATAATTTAGCTGATGATGATCCAGAAAACTATCCTGGCGGTGAAAATGAACGCTACCTTGAGATTTGGAACATTGTCTTTAGTCAATTTAACCATACGCCAGAAGATACTTACGAACCACTTCCTCATAAAAACATTGATACGGGGATGGGTCTTGAACGGGTTGTTTCAATCTTTGAAAATGCCCCGACTAACTTTGAAACCGACTTATTTATGCCATTAATCAAGCAAGCTGAAGAGTTTAGTGGTACTAAGAAGTATGGTCAAAATAAAGAAGACGATATTCAATTTAAGATTATCGCTGATCATATTCGGACAATTACCTTTGCGATCGGGGATGGTGCCTTGCCTTCAAATGTTGGTCGCGGATATGTTATTCGGCGGTTGCTCCGGCGAGCAGTTGTTGCTGGAAAGAAGCTGGGGATCGATGAACCATTCTTAGCAAAGATGGTTCCAACAGTCGGCAAGATCATGGAAGATTACTATCCTGATGTTCTTAAAAATGCTGACTATATTGCTTCGGTTATTGAATCAGAAGAAGACCGCTTTAGTGCAACCTTAAATGGCGGATTAAACTTGTTAAATAACGTGATTGCTGAAGCTAAGGAAAATAAGACCAACGAAATTGATGGACGAACAGCTTTTAAACTTTATGATACTTATGGCTTCCCAATTGAATTAACCAAGGAATATGCTGAAGACGAAGGACTAACAGTTGATGAAAAGGGCTTCCAAGCAGCAATGACAGAGCAGCAAAATCGTGCTCGTAATGCCCGTGATATGGATAACGGGATGGGTGTTCAAACTGATTTGTGGACTTCATTCAAGGAAGATAGCAAATATGTTGGTTACACTGATTTGGCCGTTGATAATGCAAAGGTTATTGGTTTAGCACATGATGGTCAACAAGCAGATGAAGCACAACCAGGTGATAAGAACATTGAATTAATTTTTGATGTAACGCCATTCTATGCTGAAATGGGAGGCCAAGTCGCTGATACTGGTGACATTATTGATAACTATGGTAAAAAAGTTGGTCGGGTGGTTGATGTCCAACATGCACCAAACCAGCAAAACCTTCACCGGGTAGAATTAACTACCCCTATTAAAAAGGGTGCCCGTTACAAACTGGTTGTTGACCGTATTCGTCACCTTAAGATTGAAAAGAACCATACAGCAACCCACTTGTTAGACCAAGCATTGCGGAACGTTCTTGGTGGTCATACTCAACAAGCCGGATCATTAGTTGAAGAACATTACTTACGTTTTGACTTTAACCACTTTGGTCAAGTAACTGCTGAGGACCTCAAGAAGGTTGAAAACATGGTTAATGAGCAAATCTGGAAGGAAATTCCAGTCAAGACAGTGGAAACTGATATTGATTCTGCTAAGGAAATGGGTGCTATCGCCTTATTCTCAGATAAGTATGGTGATAAGGTCCGGGTTGTTAAGATTGGTGACTTTAACACTGAGTTCTGTGGTGGTGACCACGTTAAAAACACGAATGAGCTTGGTCTCTTCAAGATTGTTTCTGAAGGAGGGGTTGGTGCTGGAGTACGGCGGATCGAAGCAGTAACTTCCAGTGATGCCTTTAAGTTCCTCCAAGATCGTGATGACCTCTTAACAAAGAGCGCTGCTAGTTTGAAGGTTGCTCAGATTAAGGAAGTTCCTCATCAAGTAGAAACATTACAAAATGAACTTAAAGAAGCTCAAAAGCAAAATGAGTCTCTTCAAGCTAAGATTGCTGCTCAACAAGCTAATAATGTTTTTGAAAACGTTCAAGCAACCAAGAATGGAAGTTTAATTGCTGCTGAAGTTCAAGTTGCTGGTATGGGTCAATTACGGCAACTTGCTGATACTTGGCGTTCAAAGGCTCTTTCTGATGTTCTTGTCCTTGCGACAGCTAGTGATGGGAAAGCAAACTTATTAGTGGCGGTTAGTGATAATAAAACTAAGGAAGGCTTAAAAGCGGGTGACCTTGTTAAGGCGATCGCGCCAGCTATTAATGGTGGCGGTGGCGGTCGACCAAACCTCGCCCAAGCTGGTGGAAAGAATCCAGCTGGAATTAAGGAAGCCTTAAGCCAAGCAAAAGATTACCTCGATAAGTAA
- a CDS encoding IreB family regulatory phosphoprotein: protein MATNDKTMFFDFGQERQENIKQTLKTVYESLEEKGYNPINQIVGYLLSGDPAYIPRLNGARNLIRQYERDKIIEELVRAYLKNNGETK, encoded by the coding sequence ATGGCTACAAATGATAAAACGATGTTCTTTGATTTCGGTCAAGAACGTCAAGAAAATATTAAGCAAACATTAAAGACGGTTTATGAATCATTAGAAGAAAAGGGATACAACCCGATTAATCAAATTGTCGGTTATCTTTTATCTGGTGATCCAGCTTATATTCCGCGTTTGAATGGTGCACGTAACTTGATTCGTCAATATGAACGTGACAAAATTATTGAAGAGCTTGTTCGGGCATACCTAAAGAATAACGGTGAAACTAAATGA
- the ruvX gene encoding Holliday junction resolvase RuvX codes for MRLMGLDVGSKTVGISVSDPLGWTAQAVEIIPIDEENEIFGIDRVAELVKKEQVAGFVIGLPKNMNNTEGPRVEASQHYGKLLQQRFPDIPIDFQDERLTTVEAHRMLVEEADISRAKQKKVIDEVAATFILQSYLDRHGRLVNKLK; via the coding sequence ATGAGATTAATGGGATTAGACGTTGGCTCTAAAACGGTTGGTATTTCCGTAAGCGATCCTCTCGGTTGGACGGCCCAAGCAGTTGAGATTATTCCAATTGATGAAGAAAACGAAATTTTTGGGATTGATCGTGTTGCCGAGCTAGTGAAAAAAGAACAGGTAGCTGGGTTTGTAATTGGCCTTCCTAAAAATATGAATAATACAGAAGGTCCTCGTGTTGAAGCATCTCAGCACTATGGTAAGCTATTACAACAACGTTTTCCAGATATTCCTATTGACTTTCAAGATGAACGTTTAACGACGGTTGAGGCACACCGAATGCTAGTTGAAGAAGCGGACATTTCACGTGCTAAGCAGAAAAAAGTTATCGATGAAGTTGCAGCAACATTCATTTTACAAAGCTATTTGGATCGCCATGGTCGCCTTGTGAATAAGCTAAAATGA
- a CDS encoding DUF1292 domain-containing protein: protein MSKQENNEDMITLIDENGNEQLFKELFTFDSDDYGKSYIFIYPVEQENDDSVDIQAYIIADNEDNDGQDLVPIEDDKEWDMVEEVLNTFLDNDGNFKA, encoded by the coding sequence ATGAGTAAACAAGAAAATAACGAAGACATGATTACATTAATTGATGAGAATGGTAATGAACAATTATTTAAGGAATTGTTTACGTTTGATTCTGATGATTATGGCAAATCATATATCTTTATCTATCCAGTAGAACAAGAAAATGACGATTCCGTTGACATTCAAGCTTACATTATAGCTGATAATGAAGATAACGATGGACAGGACCTTGTTCCAATTGAAGATGATAAGGAATGGGACATGGTTGAAGAAGTATTAAATACTTTCCTTGATAATGATGGTAATTTCAAGGCCTAA
- a CDS encoding CvpA family protein, whose amino-acid sequence MILTTFIILILMGCFINGHRRGLLTMTLMLGTYIVAWIVARQGAQLIGGWLKSLLPSIGTPATFSESLLANVNSNLFFYNGIAFMIIFIIVSILCHWGIRQLNWIKRIPVVGTVDKIAGGLISFLIGYLIIYVVLLIMQLFPAGWWQMQIANSELARFMINQTPGIAHLVIDTLVQGG is encoded by the coding sequence ATGATTTTAACAACCTTTATTATTTTGATTTTAATGGGGTGCTTTATTAACGGTCATCGCCGCGGATTATTGACAATGACGTTAATGCTGGGGACATATATAGTAGCTTGGATCGTTGCTCGCCAGGGAGCCCAATTGATTGGTGGCTGGTTAAAATCATTATTACCAAGTATTGGAACCCCAGCAACATTTTCTGAAAGCTTGCTTGCAAATGTAAATAGTAATCTTTTCTTTTATAATGGGATTGCATTTATGATAATTTTTATAATTGTTTCAATTCTTTGTCACTGGGGCATCCGGCAGTTAAACTGGATAAAGAGGATTCCAGTGGTAGGGACAGTTGATAAAATTGCGGGTGGCTTAATCTCATTTTTGATTGGCTATTTGATTATTTACGTTGTTTTACTAATTATGCAATTATTTCCGGCAGGTTGGTGGCAAATGCAAATAGCTAACTCAGAACTAGCGCGTTTTATGATTAATCAAACACCAGGAATAGCGCATTTAGTAATTGATACGCTAGTACAGGGAGGATAA
- a CDS encoding endonuclease MutS2, whose product MNSKILETLEFGRIKGQLAQYLVSDAGHRELTQLVPQTDYEAVKELLTETTDGADILRLEDGIPIPQLADIKPQLKRLKIKANLNGTELAQITKVLQTSMSVKNFFDQMREEKIKLRVLTTQVDRLVTIPSITQRLVRSIDPDGRINDEASAKLHGIRQLITQTETEIHQQMERYTRGKNAKYLSDPIVTMRNDRYVIPVIARYRNKFGGVVHDQSASGQTLYIEPAAVVETNNRLRQAQIEERQEMQRVLIELSQMIAPYRHDIGQNEAILGHLDFINAKARWAHDTKATLPLLSKENHVSLRKARHPLIDPRRVVTNDIKIGEDYQAIIITGPNTGGKTITLKTLGIIQLMGQSGLFIPAEEGSTIGIFDNVFADIGDEQSLEQNLSTFSGHMDGVKAILEQITSRSLVLLDELGAGTDPKEGAALAMAILDNIGSKGTMVVITTHYPELKVYGYDRAKTINASMEFDQETLKPTYKLLLGIPGRSNGLEIAQRLGINPQVIDEARTFVSDDSQNLNNMIGDLVEQRKKAREESERLAKLVAKNEKVQRDLDEKLTRFNEQRDKLYEQARSKANHQVSMAKKKADRIIHHLRQLEVQQGGNVKENELIDAQGQLNALHRDNPRLQRNSVLQRAKQKHDLHKGDAVLVKSYGQYGELLSKRGNHKWEVQIGILKMEIDENNLEKVAKKDLPREKDARRRPRAAVRTTQTRKTSVRLDLRGHRYEQAMSELSNFIDHALLNNLSTVTIIHGKGTGALRKGTQQYLQSNPRVKSFSYASPNAGGDGATIVNL is encoded by the coding sequence ATGAATAGCAAAATTTTAGAAACATTAGAATTTGGTCGAATAAAAGGACAACTGGCACAATACCTTGTTTCTGACGCTGGTCATCGCGAATTGACGCAGCTTGTTCCACAGACTGATTATGAGGCAGTCAAAGAACTTTTGACAGAAACTACTGATGGGGCCGATATTTTAAGGTTAGAAGATGGGATTCCTATTCCGCAACTAGCTGATATTAAACCGCAATTGAAACGTTTGAAAATTAAGGCAAATCTGAACGGCACGGAATTAGCTCAAATTACTAAAGTGCTGCAAACTAGTATGAGTGTAAAAAACTTTTTTGATCAGATGCGGGAGGAAAAAATTAAACTACGGGTTTTAACTACCCAAGTTGACCGCCTAGTTACAATTCCTTCAATTACCCAGCGGCTAGTTCGTTCGATTGATCCTGATGGACGGATAAATGATGAGGCATCAGCTAAACTCCATGGTATCCGGCAATTAATTACCCAAACGGAAACAGAAATTCACCAACAAATGGAAAGGTATACGCGCGGGAAAAATGCGAAATACTTAAGTGACCCTATTGTCACAATGCGGAATGACCGCTATGTAATTCCAGTAATCGCTCGCTACCGAAATAAATTTGGTGGGGTTGTTCATGACCAAAGTGCTAGTGGACAAACATTATATATTGAACCTGCAGCCGTTGTGGAGACCAATAATCGGTTACGACAAGCGCAAATAGAAGAACGGCAAGAAATGCAACGGGTGTTAATTGAATTATCACAAATGATTGCTCCTTACCGTCATGATATTGGCCAGAATGAAGCAATTCTTGGACACCTTGACTTTATTAATGCCAAGGCACGCTGGGCACATGATACTAAGGCAACGTTACCGCTCTTAAGCAAAGAAAATCATGTTTCATTACGGAAAGCTCGCCATCCCTTGATTGATCCCCGGCGAGTAGTGACAAATGATATTAAGATTGGGGAAGATTACCAAGCGATTATTATTACCGGTCCCAACACTGGTGGTAAAACCATTACGCTTAAAACTTTGGGAATTATCCAGTTAATGGGACAATCTGGTTTGTTTATTCCCGCAGAAGAAGGCAGTACAATTGGGATCTTTGATAATGTATTTGCGGATATCGGTGATGAACAATCATTGGAACAAAATCTGAGTACTTTCTCTGGTCATATGGATGGAGTAAAAGCCATTCTTGAACAAATTACAAGTCGTAGCTTAGTCCTTCTAGATGAGCTTGGTGCTGGAACTGATCCCAAAGAAGGGGCTGCTTTAGCAATGGCAATTCTTGATAATATTGGCAGTAAAGGAACCATGGTTGTAATTACAACCCACTATCCTGAACTCAAAGTTTATGGCTATGATCGTGCTAAGACGATTAATGCTAGTATGGAATTTGATCAAGAAACTCTTAAGCCGACGTATAAATTACTGCTAGGGATTCCTGGGCGGTCGAATGGATTAGAGATTGCTCAGCGATTAGGAATTAATCCCCAGGTTATTGATGAAGCACGGACATTTGTTAGTGATGATAGTCAAAACCTTAACAATATGATTGGCGATTTAGTAGAGCAGCGGAAAAAAGCACGTGAAGAAAGTGAAAGGCTAGCAAAACTAGTAGCCAAAAACGAAAAAGTTCAGCGTGACCTTGATGAGAAACTTACCCGCTTTAATGAACAGCGCGATAAGTTATATGAACAAGCACGTTCAAAGGCCAATCATCAAGTTTCGATGGCGAAGAAAAAGGCTGACCGAATTATTCATCATTTGCGCCAGTTAGAAGTTCAACAGGGCGGAAATGTAAAAGAAAATGAATTAATTGATGCACAAGGGCAATTAAACGCTCTTCATCGTGATAATCCACGGTTGCAACGCAACTCAGTATTACAACGGGCGAAGCAAAAGCATGATTTGCATAAAGGTGATGCAGTCTTGGTAAAATCTTATGGTCAATATGGAGAACTTTTATCTAAGCGGGGAAATCACAAGTGGGAAGTTCAGATTGGGATTCTTAAAATGGAAATTGATGAGAATAATCTTGAAAAAGTAGCTAAGAAAGATCTCCCACGAGAAAAAGATGCAAGGCGGCGACCACGGGCTGCTGTGAGAACGACACAAACACGAAAGACCTCGGTACGTCTTGATTTACGTGGGCATCGCTATGAACAAGCAATGAGTGAGCTAAGTAACTTTATTGATCATGCATTGTTGAATAATCTTTCAACGGTAACAATTATTCACGGAAAAGGAACCGGTGCTCTTCGTAAGGGAACGCAACAATATTTGCAAAGCAATCCACGAGTTAAATCATTCTCTTATGCTTCCCCTAATGCTGGTGGGGATGGAGCAACAATTGTTAATTTATAA
- the trxA gene encoding thioredoxin, which yields MAVNVTTDQTFEQDTATGVDLIDFWATWCGPCRMQSPVVDALSDKMPDIKFFKMDVDQNPETAQKFRIMSIPTLMVKKDGKVVDQIIGYHSEDQLKQILQQYVD from the coding sequence ATGGCTGTAAACGTAACTACAGATCAAACCTTTGAACAAGATACTGCAACTGGTGTCGATTTAATTGATTTTTGGGCAACTTGGTGTGGTCCCTGTCGGATGCAATCACCAGTAGTCGATGCACTATCTGATAAGATGCCCGATATTAAATTCTTTAAGATGGATGTTGACCAAAATCCAGAAACTGCACAAAAATTTCGGATTATGAGTATTCCTACATTAATGGTTAAGAAAGATGGTAAGGTAGTAGACCAAATCATTGGTTACCATAGTGAAGATCAGTTAAAGCAAATTTTACAACAATATGTTGATTAG
- a CDS encoding YslB family protein: MSQKLYNQLIAGHQGLGAGTMRDVILPAILGKETDEMLYWIGKDLARVYPVATAEDLVYLTNQLGFGRLALRKKSNTSQVWRLSGVIVKERIQRDEEETSFGLECGFLAQEVEFQLGTVAEAKIFDRHRDYVDILIQNDPQSSADNERSEMVTFITVDRLDEKEDAPKKETRHSLLKRRKKDKK; this comes from the coding sequence TCAGAAATTATATAATCAGTTAATAGCCGGTCATCAAGGACTAGGGGCTGGAACAATGCGCGACGTGATTTTACCAGCCATCCTAGGCAAAGAAACCGATGAGATGCTATATTGGATTGGTAAAGATCTCGCTCGAGTATATCCGGTTGCTACAGCCGAGGATCTAGTCTATCTCACTAATCAACTTGGCTTTGGCCGTTTAGCTTTACGTAAAAAAAGCAATACTTCTCAAGTGTGGCGGTTATCAGGGGTAATTGTAAAGGAACGGATTCAAAGAGATGAAGAGGAAACCTCCTTTGGTTTAGAATGTGGTTTTCTTGCTCAAGAAGTAGAGTTTCAACTTGGAACGGTTGCAGAGGCAAAGATCTTTGACCGGCACCGTGATTATGTTGATATTTTGATTCAAAACGATCCACAAAGTTCAGCTGATAATGAACGATCTGAGATGGTAACATTCATTACTGTTGATCGCCTTGACGAAAAAGAAGACGCCCCAAAAAAAGAAACTCGTCATTCACTACTAAAGCGACGAAAAAAAGATAAAAAATAA